One Primulina huaijiensis isolate GDHJ02 chromosome 8, ASM1229523v2, whole genome shotgun sequence genomic region harbors:
- the LOC140983270 gene encoding uncharacterized protein, producing MEPFYYLVFGALAAVVAALELSKTNKDRINTSSIFESFKNNYLLVYSLMMAGDWLQGPYVYYLYTTYGFGKGEIGQLFIAGFGSSMLFGTIVGSLADKQGRKRACITYCITYTLSCMTKHSPHYKVLMIGRVLGGIATSLLFSAFESWLVAEHFKRGFDQQWLSLTFSKAIFLGNGLVAILSGLFGNLLVDTLNLGPVSPFDAAAIFLAIGMAVILASWTENYGDTSESKDLLTQFKGAAVAIASDEKIALLGAIQSLFEGSMYTFVFLWTPALSPNDEDIPHGFIFATFMLASMLGSTIAARLLARNTVKVESYMQIVFVISSASLLLPILTNFFITPSNAEGVGISFSGCLQLLGFCTFEACVGIFWPSIMKMRSQYIPEEARSTIMNFFRIPLNIFVCIVLYNVNAFPITVMFGMCSIFLFVASILQKRLSAIGDKPKTEEWTTLKERNTEAEPLDSA from the exons ATGGAGCCGTTTTACTATCTGGTGTTTGGGGCTCTGGCTGCGGTGGTGGCTGCTTTGGAGCTGAGTAAAACCAACAAAGATCGGATTAATACTTCTTCGATCTTTGAATCGTTCAAGAATAATTACTTGCTTGTTTATTCGCTCATGATGG CTGGTGACTGGCTGCAGGGTCCATATGTTTACTACCTTTACACTACTTATGGTTTTGGAAAAGGTGAAATTGGACAGCTCTTCATCGCTGGATTTGGGTCTTCCATGTTGTTTGGTACAATTGTTGGTTCTCTGGCAGATAAACA GGGCCGCAAGAGAGCGTGTATTACTTACTGCATCACGTATACACTGAGCTGCATGACCAAGCATTCTCCTCATTACAAAGTTCTGATGATTGGACGTGTTTTGGGTGGTATTGCCACATCGCTCTTGTTTTCTGCATTTGAGTCATGGCTTGTGGCAGAGCACTTCAAG AGGGGTTTTGATCAGCAATGGCTCTCATTAACTTTCTCCAAGGCAATATTTCTCGGCAATGGTCTTGTTGCCATTTTATCTGGGTTGTTTGGAAATCTGCTGGTGGATACCTTGAATCTTGGACCAGTATCACCCTTTGATGCTGCTGCCATATTTCTAGCCATAGGAATGGCTGTAATACTAGCGTCGTGGACAGAGAATTATGGAGACACTTCAGAGAGCAAGGACTTGCTTACTCAATTCAAGGGCGCAGCTGTTGCAATTGCCTCTG ATGAGAAGATTGCATTGCTTGGTGCAATACAGTCTTTGTTTGAAGGTTCGATGTACACATTTGTGTTCCTCTGGACACCTGCTCTTAGTCCAAATGACGAAGATATTCCACATGGATTTATTTTTGCAACTTTTATGTTGGCTTCAATGTTGGGAAGCACAATTGCAGCTCGTCTATTGGCCCGCAATACAGTTAAAGTGGAGAGCTACATGCAGATTGTTTTTGTTATATCTTCTGCCTCGCTTTTGCTCCCCATACTGACCAAT TTCTTCATAACTCCTTCAAATGCGGAAGGGGTTGGCATCTCATTCTCAGGCTGTCTTCAGCTTCTTGGTTTCTGTACTTTTGAAGCTTGTGTAGGTATCTTCTGGCCGTCCATCATGAAGATGAGATCCCAATACATACCTGAGGAGGCCCGGAGCACCATTATGAACTTCTTCCGCATCCCACTGAACATCTTTGTCTGCATCGTGTTGTACAAT GTTAATGCATTTCCAATCACAGTTATGTTTGGTATGTGCTCCATCTTTCTCTTTGTGGCCTCAATTCTACAAAAACGGCTATCGGCAATTGGAGACAAGCCAA AGACAGAAGAATGGACCACgttgaaagaaagaaacacCGAGGCTGAGCCATTAGACTCTGCTTGA